The following coding sequences are from one Anolis sagrei isolate rAnoSag1 chromosome 6, rAnoSag1.mat, whole genome shotgun sequence window:
- the TNNI3 gene encoding troponin I, cardiac muscle translates to MSEEEEITFEEEEEEEYVEEETEETVVETKPQVPPSKPTPAPPPPPATVPPLRRKSSANYRAYAVEPHDKRKSKISASRKLQLKTLLLQVAKHEMEKEEEESVQEKERYLSERCTPLELAGLGLAELQEMCRVLHRQVDKVDEERYDMEARVSKSVNEIEDLNQKIFDLRGKFKRPALRRVRLSADAMMQALLGTKHKVSMDLRANLKQVKKDDTEKENREVGDWRKNIDALSGMEGRKKKFEASPAGQA, encoded by the exons GGAAGAAATCACT tttgaagaagaggaggaagaggaatatGTGGAAGAAGAAACGGAAGAAACCGTTGTTGAAACAAAGCCACAAGTGCCACCTTCCAAGCCTacacctgctcctcctcctccccctgccACTGTCCCTCCTCTTCGCCGAAAATCTTCTGCTAATTATCGAGCCTATGCTGTTGAGCCACATGATAAG AGAAAATCCAAGATATCAGCATCCCGGAAACTGCAACTTAAG ACACTGTTGCTCCAGGTGGCAAAGCATGaaatggaaaaggaggaagaagagagtgtTCAGGAGAAAGAGCGATACCTCTCAGAACGCTGCACACCTTTAGAACTGGCAGGCCTTGGTCTCGCAGAGTTGCAG GAGATGTGCCGGGTACTCCACAGACAGGTTGACAAAGTTGATGAAGAGCGCTATGACATGGAGGCCCGGGTCAGCAAAAGTGTCAATGAG ATTGAGGATCTGAACCAAAAGATCTTTGACCTACGAGGCAAATTCAAACGCCCAGCTCTTCGCCGTGTCCGTCTCTCAGCGGATGCCATGATGCAAGCCCTACTCGGCACCAAGCACAAGGTCTCCATGGATCTGCGGGCCAATCTCAAACAAGTCAAGAAAGATGACACCGAGAAG GAGAATCGGGAAGTGGGTGACTGGCGCAAGAACATTGATGCTCTGAGTGGCATGGAGGGCCGCAAGAAGAAGTTTGAGGCCTCTCCTGCAGGGCAAGCCTGA